From the bacterium genome, one window contains:
- a CDS encoding neutral/alkaline non-lysosomal ceramidase N-terminal domain-containing protein, whose protein sequence is MKIGFGKAVITPPVGSSLVGYFNDRRSTGIRDELYAISCVIEDRGSIFAITTVDLIWLGEEQINKIRKIVNKETGIPSSNILIHATHTHTGPIPDSSGRETYKKGFYIEQSYVEILPFYIAGSIRMAYNQMTDAYISAGADRVEGIAFNRRYLLKDGRVITNPWDRVDDIVEVAGPLDDTLSVVKITEKKTDKIKGLIVNFALHPDTLGDTLISADWPGMLRTKMKDTFPEAEVMVLNGPSGDINHINPEAPERRAGVEITSYIAEQIKEKTISLLDGMETIKNPFLKTYYKKFSIPLRNVSYEELKKAKEVLKDKHILSDSFQYMVSSAIIEISKRKKRKITLEIIGCSFGKEIMVLGLPGEVFTETGIKIKELLPFRYKLLAQNSNTYLGYIPSEEAFRQEERNREITPVYGTQSLKEAMGIDCSYETTPLACDVDIKAERYILSAIKRAITGKK, encoded by the coding sequence ATGAAAATAGGTTTTGGAAAGGCAGTAATAACACCTCCTGTTGGGTCTTCACTGGTGGGTTATTTCAACGACAGGAGATCTACTGGTATCAGAGATGAACTATATGCTATCTCCTGTGTAATAGAAGACAGGGGAAGTATATTTGCTATTACAACAGTTGACCTTATCTGGCTGGGAGAAGAACAGATTAACAAGATAAGAAAAATAGTCAACAAAGAGACAGGTATTCCATCTTCTAATATCCTTATCCATGCAACCCATACACATACCGGACCTATCCCTGATAGTTCAGGTAGAGAGACATATAAAAAAGGGTTCTATATAGAGCAGTCATATGTAGAAATTTTACCTTTTTACATCGCTGGAAGTATCAGGATGGCTTACAACCAGATGACAGATGCATATATATCTGCAGGAGCAGATAGAGTAGAAGGAATTGCGTTTAACAGAAGGTATTTGTTAAAGGATGGCAGAGTTATTACAAATCCATGGGACAGGGTTGATGATATAGTGGAAGTAGCTGGACCTTTAGATGATACACTTTCTGTAGTAAAGATTACAGAGAAAAAGACAGATAAGATAAAAGGACTTATAGTAAACTTTGCACTCCATCCTGATACATTGGGAGATACCCTTATATCTGCTGATTGGCCTGGTATGTTAAGGACTAAAATGAAAGATACCTTTCCTGAAGCAGAGGTGATGGTACTAAATGGTCCTTCAGGAGATATAAACCATATCAATCCCGAAGCCCCTGAAAGAAGGGCAGGAGTTGAGATAACATCTTACATTGCAGAGCAAATAAAAGAAAAAACAATCTCTTTACTGGACGGAATGGAGACAATAAAGAACCCTTTCTTAAAGACATACTATAAAAAGTTTTCAATACCGTTAAGGAATGTATCTTATGAAGAACTTAAAAAGGCAAAGGAGGTTCTAAAAGACAAACATATCCTTTCTGATTCATTCCAATATATGGTCTCATCCGCTATAATAGAGATTAGTAAACGTAAAAAAAGAAAGATTACTTTAGAAATAATTGGTTGCTCTTTTGGGAAAGAGATAATGGTTCTTGGACTGCCTGGAGAGGTCTTTACTGAGACAGGAATAAAAATAAAGGAGCTACTCCCTTTCAGGTATAAGTTACTTGCCCAGAATTCCAATACATACCTCGGATATATACCTTCAGAGGAAGCATTCAGACAGGAAGAGAGAAACAGAGAGATAACACCCGTATATGGTACTCAGAGTTTGAAAGAGGCGATGGGTATTGACTGTAGTTATGAAACAACACCTCTTGCCTGTGATGTAGATATAAAAGCAGAGAGATATATTCTCTCTGCTATAAAAAGGGCTATCACAGGTAAAAAATAA
- a CDS encoding alpha-N-arabinofuranosidase, whose product MEKTDINLHTKFQVGRVEKRIFGGFLEHLGRAVYEGIYEPKNPYADEDGFRKDVMSAMKKLNMTVMRWPGGNFASGYHWLDGVGPKDKRPVVKDLAWQSIEPNQFGTDEFIKLCKKMYWEPMITVNLGTGTPEEAKNWVEYCNSPSGTKYADMRVENGNKEPYGVRYWCLGNEMDGLWQLGHLPADQYAIKAQQAAKIMKDVDRTIELVVCGSCSITMPTYMEWDRIVLDYLWDSVDYVSLHRYVGNYNNDSSDFLAVTNSIDKQIEEMASACRFIQAKKKSKKMVYLCFDEWNVWYKNYENDGKGKFAPHLLEEIYTLEDALVVAGFLNSFIRHSDVVKIANIAQIVNVIAPVLTKDDDILIQSIFYPFEMVSKRRDGISLKIAVEGPCYESPSYGRTNYIDASVILGNGKLHIFATNRHLTEKMEVLISPADIEILSLESAEVLTGKDPKASNSFEKKDMVVPEGFQEIEVSKGKAVCALPPLSFVAITFKVE is encoded by the coding sequence ATGGAGAAAACAGATATCAATCTTCATACAAAGTTTCAGGTAGGCAGGGTGGAGAAAAGAATTTTTGGTGGCTTTCTTGAGCATCTGGGGAGGGCTGTATATGAAGGGATATATGAACCCAAAAATCCTTATGCTGATGAGGATGGTTTCCGTAAGGATGTTATGTCTGCGATGAAAAAATTAAATATGACTGTTATGAGATGGCCTGGTGGAAATTTTGCTTCTGGTTATCACTGGCTTGATGGTGTAGGACCAAAAGATAAAAGGCCTGTAGTTAAAGACCTTGCATGGCAGAGTATAGAACCAAACCAGTTCGGAACGGATGAGTTTATAAAACTGTGTAAGAAGATGTATTGGGAACCAATGATAACAGTAAATTTAGGGACAGGTACTCCTGAAGAGGCAAAAAATTGGGTTGAGTATTGCAACTCACCTTCAGGCACGAAGTATGCGGATATGAGAGTAGAAAATGGAAATAAAGAACCATATGGTGTAAGATACTGGTGTCTTGGAAATGAGATGGATGGACTATGGCAATTAGGACATCTACCTGCTGACCAGTATGCTATTAAGGCACAGCAGGCAGCAAAAATAATGAAAGATGTAGACAGGACAATAGAACTTGTGGTGTGTGGTTCTTGCTCTATAACAATGCCCACATATATGGAATGGGACAGGATTGTTCTTGATTACCTCTGGGATTCTGTTGACTATGTGAGTTTACACCGATATGTTGGTAATTATAATAATGATTCTTCTGACTTTCTCGCTGTCACAAATTCTATAGATAAACAGATAGAAGAGATGGCATCTGCCTGTAGATTTATTCAGGCAAAGAAAAAGAGCAAAAAGATGGTATATCTCTGTTTTGATGAATGGAATGTGTGGTATAAAAACTATGAGAATGATGGTAAAGGAAAGTTTGCACCACATCTACTTGAAGAGATATATACACTTGAAGATGCACTTGTAGTTGCTGGATTTTTAAACAGTTTTATAAGGCATTCAGATGTAGTAAAGATTGCCAATATAGCGCAGATAGTAAACGTTATTGCACCTGTATTAACAAAGGATGATGATATACTCATCCAGTCCATATTCTATCCGTTTGAGATGGTATCAAAGAGAAGGGATGGTATATCTTTAAAAATTGCTGTAGAGGGACCATGTTATGAAAGTCCATCTTATGGCAGAACAAATTACATAGATGCCAGTGTTATACTTGGTAATGGGAAACTTCATATTTTCGCTACAAACAGACACCTTACAGAAAAAATGGAAGTTTTAATTAGCCCTGCTGATATAGAAATTTTATCATTAGAAAGTGCTGAAGTTCTTACAGGAAAAGACCCGAAAGCATCTAATTCCTTTGAAAAAAAAGATATGGTGGTACCAGAGGGATTTCAGGAAATAGAGGTTTCAAAAGGTAAGGCAGTGTGTGCACTTCCTCCTCTTTCCTTTGTAGCCATAACCTTTAAGGTGGAATAA
- a CDS encoding DUF1559 domain-containing protein — MSIITFLASLLLPALSKTREKGRQTVCINNLRQIYLSFQLYLQDYNEYFPCAQDPVNTNPTYWLWMGRGWRRFLIPYINNLRVLYCPSDRTAPQKWESTSYGYSMCFYHSPEQINQMTDPTYTYDTGKIVPSVPQKLSSVIYPDRKVLVAEWLDNHTGGTNNWWNWNGSRNYLFVDGHIEFLPASSILPANDNLPDINLTKDGIKGKDIH, encoded by the coding sequence ATGTCTATAATTACCTTTCTTGCCTCTCTTCTTCTGCCTGCACTTTCAAAAACAAGGGAAAAAGGCAGGCAGACGGTTTGTATAAATAATTTAAGACAGATATATCTTTCCTTCCAGTTATATCTTCAGGACTATAATGAGTATTTTCCCTGTGCACAAGACCCTGTAAATACAAACCCCACCTACTGGTTATGGATGGGAAGGGGGTGGAGAAGGTTTCTTATACCATATATAAACAACCTGCGTGTTCTATACTGCCCTTCAGACCGCACAGCACCGCAGAAATGGGAATCCACTTCTTATGGATATTCTATGTGCTTTTATCATTCTCCAGAACAGATAAACCAGATGACAGACCCTACATATACATATGATACAGGTAAGATAGTACCATCTGTTCCGCAGAAGTTAAGCAGTGTTATATATCCTGACAGAAAAGTATTGGTAGCAGAGTGGCTTGACAACCATACAGGAGGAACTAATAACTGGTGGAACTGGAATGGAAGCAGAAACTATTTATTTGTAGATGGGCATATTGAGTTCTTACCTGCCAGCAGTATCTTGCCTGCAAATGATAACCTGCCTGATATAAATCTTACAAAAGATGGTATAAAGGGAAAAGACATTCATTAG
- a CDS encoding radical SAM protein has translation MEEKILKLLPHISVPSRYTGNEINAVHKEFEKCKIKFALCYPDLYELGMSSLGIRILYGFLNEDEDIVCERVFSPWIDMEDLLKSSNIPLFSLESKRPLKEFDVIGFSISSELNYTNVLNILSLADIPVLVSERREDDPIILAGGSCIFNFAPLEPFIDCFVVGEGENVILEIVEVLKETKDRGREKVLSALASLEGVYIPSYPKERVKKRFVKDLDNVYVPLKWIVPLTEIVHDRISIEIMRGCGQGCFFCQAGRCWRPVRTKSPEKILEIARETYRNTGYEEISLLSFSSGDHLQIDKIVDKLLSEFKERKVTISFPSIRIDTFSFELATKIKEIKKTGLTFAPETGERLREKIGKRIKDSELISLVQKAKEGGWYQIKLYFMLGLPEEKDSDIIDIANLINEISYIIGVKASFNTFIPKPHTIFERERFITEEEYLHKKSLIVKSVRRSNRIKLNFHSYHMSCIEAVLSRGDKVLSSVIKKVWEKGGKMENWDEYFNFSLWVESFYESGTDISYYLSEIQIEMPLPWHRLIV, from the coding sequence ATGGAAGAAAAGATATTAAAATTGCTACCTCATATCTCTGTCCCTTCTCGCTATACAGGGAATGAGATTAATGCTGTCCATAAAGAATTTGAAAAGTGTAAAATAAAATTTGCACTCTGTTATCCTGACCTATATGAACTCGGTATGTCTTCTCTCGGGATAAGGATTCTTTATGGATTTCTGAATGAGGATGAAGATATTGTCTGTGAAAGGGTATTCTCTCCATGGATAGATATGGAAGATTTATTGAAGTCCTCTAATATACCTTTGTTTTCTCTTGAATCGAAAAGGCCATTAAAAGAGTTTGATGTAATTGGCTTCAGTATCTCTTCAGAACTTAACTATACCAATGTTTTAAATATCCTTTCGCTTGCAGATATTCCTGTCCTCGTTTCAGAAAGAAGAGAAGATGACCCGATTATTCTTGCAGGTGGAAGTTGTATATTTAATTTTGCTCCTCTTGAACCATTTATTGACTGTTTTGTGGTGGGAGAGGGAGAAAATGTAATTCTTGAGATAGTTGAGGTTTTAAAAGAAACCAAGGATAGAGGAAGAGAAAAAGTCCTTTCTGCTTTAGCATCTTTAGAAGGTGTGTATATACCTTCCTATCCAAAAGAAAGGGTTAAGAAAAGATTTGTAAAAGACCTTGACAATGTATATGTTCCATTGAAATGGATTGTCCCCCTTACGGAAATTGTGCATGACAGAATTTCTATTGAGATAATGCGGGGCTGTGGACAGGGTTGCTTTTTCTGTCAGGCAGGCAGGTGCTGGCGTCCTGTAAGGACGAAGAGCCCAGAGAAGATATTGGAGATAGCGAGAGAGACCTATAGGAATACTGGATATGAAGAAATTTCTTTGCTTTCTTTTTCTTCAGGAGACCATCTCCAGATAGATAAAATTGTAGATAAACTTCTATCTGAGTTCAAAGAGAGAAAAGTTACAATTTCCTTTCCTTCCATAAGGATAGACACATTCTCCTTTGAACTTGCAACAAAGATAAAGGAAATAAAAAAGACAGGTCTTACATTTGCACCTGAAACAGGGGAGCGATTACGTGAGAAGATAGGTAAGAGAATTAAAGATAGTGAACTTATTTCCCTCGTTCAAAAAGCAAAAGAAGGTGGCTGGTATCAGATAAAACTATATTTTATGCTGGGGTTACCAGAAGAAAAAGACAGTGACATTATTGATATAGCAAACCTTATCAATGAAATTTCTTATATTATAGGTGTTAAAGCATCTTTCAATACATTCATACCAAAGCCACACACGATATTTGAAAGAGAAAGGTTTATTACAGAAGAAGAATATCTTCATAAAAAATCACTTATTGTGAAAAGTGTAAGAAGAAGCAACCGCATAAAACTTAATTTCCACTCCTATCATATGAGTTGTATTGAAGCAGTTTTAAGCAGAGGAGATAAAGTGCTTTCCTCTGTGATTAAAAAGGTGTGGGAAAAGGGTGGGAAAATGGAAAACTGGGATGAATATTTTAACTTCTCTCTATGGGTTGAAAGTTTTTATGAGAGCGGTACGGATATATCTTATTACCTTTCCGAAATCCAGATTGAAATGCCTTTGCCCTGGCATAGGCTTATTGTATAA
- a CDS encoding rhomboid family intramembrane serine protease: MFFVFPVRDEYGVKRFPFFVVLIIILNVVIFFLYGTKPEYENIVMQYGFIPSRFSPLTLFTSMFLHGGILHLGFNMWYLWLLGDNIEDRWGHIPFILFYLSGGIFSSLLYSVLIPETMRNIPTIGASGAISAVLGAYAVLFPKSTITFKYFLFAIILKFGEFEIYAWVWLLLWFIQQAISTILMGKGITTDTVAFGAHFAGFIYGMLIGIGTKIYKEAKYRENVAMGKNMLFQVLGDKQIIQRTMEEDSDIKQMKTKIVETMEEENKYAASEVYAQLIRKYPEVVLPEKLQYEIAQVFEKRNMLHQAETAYRNFIINYPFSKLADNALLSLGKIFKQTGEEEKARYAFMQIVLFYPYSDVYEEAKSLLEKDIRK; encoded by the coding sequence ATGTTTTTCGTCTTTCCTGTAAGGGATGAGTATGGTGTAAAAAGATTCCCTTTCTTTGTTGTCTTGATTATTATACTCAATGTGGTTATCTTCTTTCTTTATGGAACAAAACCTGAATATGAAAATATTGTAATGCAGTATGGATTTATCCCCTCAAGATTCTCACCGCTCACCTTATTTACATCAATGTTTTTACATGGTGGAATTCTGCATCTCGGCTTTAATATGTGGTATCTGTGGCTTTTAGGAGATAACATAGAAGACAGATGGGGACACATACCTTTTATACTTTTCTATCTTTCAGGAGGAATTTTTTCTTCTCTCCTTTATTCTGTACTTATACCTGAAACAATGAGAAATATACCTACCATAGGAGCATCGGGTGCAATCTCAGCAGTTCTCGGTGCCTATGCTGTTTTGTTTCCTAAAAGTACCATTACCTTTAAATATTTTTTATTCGCAATTATTCTAAAATTTGGTGAGTTTGAAATTTATGCATGGGTATGGTTATTATTATGGTTTATACAACAGGCAATATCTACAATACTTATGGGAAAAGGAATAACCACAGATACTGTTGCTTTTGGAGCCCACTTTGCTGGATTTATCTACGGTATGCTTATAGGTATTGGAACAAAGATCTACAAAGAAGCGAAGTATAGAGAAAATGTTGCTATGGGTAAGAATATGCTATTTCAGGTTTTGGGTGATAAACAGATTATACAGAGAACAATGGAAGAAGATTCAGATATAAAGCAGATGAAAACAAAGATTGTAGAAACGATGGAAGAAGAGAATAAATATGCTGCATCTGAAGTTTATGCCCAACTTATCCGAAAATACCCTGAGGTGGTTCTTCCAGAAAAACTCCAGTATGAAATTGCTCAGGTATTTGAAAAAAGGAATATGCTTCATCAGGCAGAAACAGCATACAGAAATTTTATTATCAACTACCCTTTCAGTAAACTTGCAGACAATGCCCTCCTTTCTCTGGGGAAAATCTTCAAACAGACAGGAGAAGAGGAGAAAGCGAGGTATGCATTTATGCAGATAGTTCTTTTTTACCCTTACAGCGATGTATACGAAGAAGCAAAATCCTTACTTGAAAAGGATATCCGGAAATAG
- a CDS encoding aspartate kinase, translated as MLIVQKYGGSSVATSEKIKFVAEKVVATKRAGNQVVVVVSAMGKTTDNLITLAKEVHPSPPEREMDLLLSTGEIVSVALLCMAIENIGEKAEGMTGHFAGIQTDSFHTKARIQKIEPSRVIDELNKGSIVVIAGFQGISPESAITTLGRGGSDLTAIAIAAAIKADLCEIYTDVEGVFTTDPHIVPEAKLIPEISYDEMLEMASAGAKVMQSRAVEFAKRYNVPFAVKSTFGKGGGTMVKEIQLKEGADVSSVSLDEKQAKITIFRVPDRPGIAGKIFSALGKENINVDVIVQNVSKENFADISFTVNISDVEKAVKILKEVAKELHAEDVICDRDIAKVSIIGIGMMNHPGVAGRMFETLARENINIEMISTSEIKISCVVKKADGTKALKALHKEFIQ; from the coding sequence ATGCTTATAGTACAGAAATATGGGGGTAGTTCTGTAGCAACATCAGAAAAGATAAAGTTTGTTGCGGAAAAAGTGGTGGCTACAAAACGGGCAGGGAATCAGGTTGTAGTTGTGGTCTCTGCTATGGGGAAGACCACAGATAACCTTATTACACTTGCAAAAGAGGTTCATCCCAGCCCACCTGAAAGAGAAATGGACCTTCTTTTATCTACAGGTGAGATTGTATCTGTTGCACTACTATGTATGGCAATTGAAAATATCGGAGAGAAAGCAGAAGGTATGACCGGACATTTTGCAGGAATACAGACAGACAGTTTTCATACAAAGGCAAGAATTCAGAAAATTGAACCATCACGAGTAATAGATGAATTGAATAAAGGTAGCATTGTAGTCATAGCGGGGTTTCAGGGAATAAGTCCTGAAAGTGCTATTACCACATTAGGAAGGGGTGGTTCAGACCTTACAGCAATAGCCATAGCAGCAGCAATAAAAGCAGACCTGTGTGAGATATATACAGATGTTGAAGGTGTCTTTACAACAGACCCTCATATAGTCCCTGAAGCAAAACTTATACCTGAAATCTCTTATGATGAAATGCTTGAGATGGCTTCTGCTGGAGCAAAGGTTATGCAATCCAGAGCAGTTGAGTTTGCCAAAAGGTATAATGTACCATTTGCAGTAAAATCCACATTTGGTAAAGGAGGAGGAACAATGGTAAAAGAGATACAACTGAAAGAAGGTGCGGATGTATCTTCTGTATCCCTTGATGAAAAACAGGCAAAAATCACTATATTTAGAGTACCTGACAGACCTGGTATTGCAGGAAAAATTTTCAGTGCACTCGGGAAAGAAAATATCAATGTAGATGTTATAGTCCAGAATGTAAGTAAAGAAAATTTTGCCGATATATCCTTCACAGTAAATATCTCAGATGTTGAAAAAGCAGTAAAGATTCTAAAAGAAGTTGCAAAGGAATTACATGCAGAAGATGTAATATGTGATAGGGATATAGCAAAGGTCTCAATTATTGGTATAGGTATGATGAACCATCCTGGTGTTGCAGGAAGGATGTTTGAGACCCTTGCGAGGGAAAACATCAATATTGAGATGATAAGCACATCTGAAATAAAAATCTCCTGTGTGGTTAAAAAAGCCGATGGAACAAAAGCACTCAAGGCACTACATAAGGAATTTATACAATAA
- the mrdA gene encoding penicillin-binding protein 2 has protein sequence MEDEKRLFINLTKIFFSIIILRCFYLQVIRYPYYRNLSYKNCIRTIETGIPRGVIYDRNMRPLAKDVPALHLVFVPYDLEKRPEKEAEILAGIISMDKNAILKKFKRRYANPFDRVYIKRRLTKEEVSLIEENMSVLPGVFVQEGLIREYTLGKDTCHILGYTGEISEEQLRILKEKGYQQGDFIGQEGIERMYDDYLRGIPGGIQVEVDALGHQRRVMGKKEPLPGNNLVLTIDQTIQEIVSEELGDRRGCVAVMDPRNGQILAMVSRPGFDADNIKEFLGREGHPFLNRAIKGMYSPGSVFKIITETTALETGAIEEYDRVECTGEIQVADRVFHCWKEEGHGWVDINLALPYSCNVFFGTIGMRVGVSKMLEFASMFGLGSPTGIDLPGEKPGYLPDRREIDPLNLSIGQGPILTTPVQLLSLISTVANGGNIWKPYIVKEIVSPDGKKIKEFTPELKKFVYISEGTLDILKRGLKNVVVFGTGSRARIDSIEIAGKTGTVQRAAEELGLGTHGFFVCYAPADNPKIAMVVFLDNASSSEAAGIAGSAIRRIFIPETHDDTRTETEELE, from the coding sequence ATGGAAGATGAAAAGAGATTATTTATCAATCTGACAAAGATATTTTTCTCTATTATTATACTGAGATGTTTTTATCTTCAGGTAATAAGATACCCTTACTATAGAAATCTTTCGTATAAAAATTGTATAAGGACTATTGAAACAGGTATTCCGAGAGGAGTCATATATGATAGAAATATGAGACCTCTCGCTAAAGATGTACCTGCCTTACATCTCGTGTTTGTGCCGTATGATTTAGAAAAAAGACCAGAGAAGGAGGCAGAGATACTAGCAGGTATTATATCTATGGATAAAAATGCGATATTAAAAAAGTTTAAAAGAAGATATGCAAATCCATTTGATAGGGTATATATTAAAAGACGACTTACCAAAGAAGAGGTTTCTCTTATAGAAGAAAATATGTCAGTACTTCCAGGTGTCTTTGTTCAAGAAGGACTTATCAGAGAGTATACATTGGGCAAGGATACCTGCCATATTCTCGGCTATACAGGTGAGATATCAGAGGAACAGTTAAGGATTTTGAAAGAAAAGGGTTACCAACAGGGTGATTTTATAGGACAGGAAGGCATAGAAAGGATGTATGATGACTATCTTAGAGGTATTCCTGGTGGTATTCAGGTAGAAGTAGATGCACTCGGTCATCAGAGAAGAGTTATGGGTAAAAAGGAGCCATTACCAGGTAATAATCTTGTTCTTACCATTGACCAGACGATTCAGGAGATTGTTTCGGAAGAACTTGGGGATAGGAGGGGTTGTGTGGCTGTTATGGACCCGAGGAATGGGCAGATTCTGGCTATGGTGAGCAGGCCAGGATTTGATGCTGATAATATAAAGGAATTTCTGGGAAGAGAAGGACACCCTTTTCTTAACAGAGCAATAAAAGGGATGTATTCTCCGGGTTCTGTATTTAAAATTATAACAGAAACTACAGCACTTGAAACAGGAGCAATAGAGGAGTATGACAGAGTGGAATGTACAGGGGAGATTCAGGTTGCAGACAGGGTATTTCATTGCTGGAAAGAAGAAGGACATGGTTGGGTGGATATAAATCTTGCACTGCCATATTCCTGTAATGTATTTTTTGGTACTATTGGGATGAGGGTAGGTGTATCAAAGATGCTTGAGTTTGCTTCTATGTTTGGACTTGGAAGTCCCACAGGTATAGACCTTCCCGGAGAGAAGCCTGGATATCTTCCAGATAGGCGAGAGATAGACCCTTTAAACCTCTCAATAGGACAGGGACCTATACTCACAACCCCTGTACAGCTCCTTTCTCTTATATCCACTGTTGCAAATGGTGGTAATATATGGAAGCCATATATAGTGAAGGAGATAGTGTCACCTGATGGAAAAAAAATTAAGGAATTTACACCTGAACTTAAAAAATTTGTATATATAAGCGAAGGAACTTTGGATATTCTCAAACGTGGTTTGAAAAATGTCGTTGTGTTTGGAACAGGTTCCAGAGCAAGAATAGATAGCATTGAAATTGCTGGTAAGACAGGAACTGTCCAGCGGGCAGCAGAGGAACTTGGACTTGGTACGCATGGTTTCTTTGTCTGTTATGCGCCTGCTGATAACCCTAAAATAGCAATGGTGGTTTTTTTAGATAATGCTTCAAGTTCAGAAGCAGCAGGGATTGCAGGTTCAGCAATTAGAAGGATTTTTATTCCCGAAACACATGATGATACCCGTACAGAGACAGAGGAGTTAGAATGA
- the rodA gene encoding rod shape-determining protein RodA, which yields MMRYFRRHMSEKGVIFWATLLLFIGTLILFSVSKGVLVKESIFLKQCLWLIVAIIVGSFIKKIDYRDFQQIAPLLYLIIVLLLVAVLFIGSAGASRWIKLGIFNFQPSEFAKLITVITLAAYLSEKDIRRFPVLLVSLFIIGIPFLLVLKQPNLGTAFIFIIIFFAIIYQAGATKGQMITLFLIGALSSPFMWLIMKPYQRERILTFLNPMRDPLGKGYNLIQSIITIGSGGFFGKGFLRGTQTKLAFLPEYHTDFIFCAFAEEFGFIGVLILLGIYFMFFKSIAEIIYYTRERFARLLATGILVIFIAHVVINTGMTMGLFPVVGIPLPFISYGGSSLMVSLISVVILANIKDNTIMF from the coding sequence ATGATGAGATATTTCAGAAGACATATGTCAGAGAAAGGGGTTATATTCTGGGCTACTTTATTGTTATTTATAGGTACTCTCATACTCTTCAGTGTATCAAAAGGTGTCCTTGTGAAAGAGAGTATTTTCTTAAAACAGTGTCTATGGCTTATAGTTGCAATAATTGTAGGGAGTTTTATAAAGAAAATTGATTACAGAGATTTTCAACAGATAGCACCACTTCTTTACCTTATAATAGTATTGTTATTAGTTGCAGTTCTCTTTATTGGTAGTGCAGGTGCTTCAAGATGGATAAAACTGGGTATTTTTAATTTTCAGCCATCTGAGTTTGCTAAACTTATAACAGTTATAACACTTGCAGCATACCTTTCTGAAAAGGATATAAGAAGATTCCCTGTGTTGCTTGTTTCTTTATTTATTATCGGGATTCCGTTCCTTCTCGTATTAAAACAACCAAATTTAGGAACTGCTTTTATTTTTATAATAATATTTTTTGCAATTATATATCAGGCAGGTGCTACAAAAGGGCAGATGATAACACTTTTTCTTATAGGTGCTCTATCAAGTCCGTTTATGTGGCTTATTATGAAACCATATCAGAGAGAAAGGATATTAACATTCCTTAATCCTATGAGGGACCCGCTCGGTAAGGGATATAATCTTATACAATCCATTATTACTATCGGTTCTGGAGGTTTTTTTGGCAAAGGTTTTTTAAGAGGAACTCAGACAAAATTAGCATTTCTGCCTGAGTATCACACTGATTTTATATTCTGTGCCTTTGCGGAAGAATTTGGATTTATAGGGGTGTTGATTTTGCTCGGTATATATTTTATGTTTTTCAAGAGCATTGCAGAGATTATATATTACACGAGAGAAAGGTTTGCGAGATTATTAGCTACAGGTATTCTTGTTATATTTATTGCGCATGTGGTAATAAATACAGGTATGACAATGGGGCTTTTCCCTGTAGTTGGTATTCCTCTTCCTTTTATAAGTTACGGTGGTTCATCCCTTATGGTTTCACTTATCTCTGTGGTTATTCTCGCAAATATAAAGGATAATACCATTATGTTTTAA
- the mreD gene encoding rod shape-determining protein MreD encodes MNRKIILLGEQFLVVLGLEIFFLNYFKSTLTPSFFLIWLLILVWEGNVELSLFLSFITGLIYDLISKGFYGMTSVIFLVIIYINSFLRIESMAGRISGIFIFSLIYFIMGLFKYTEGFLWNFRTLVRYSFIFALYNSIVGFFIEYGMRRLRLKWKMKRDYLSI; translated from the coding sequence GTGAATAGGAAAATTATACTGTTGGGTGAACAGTTCCTGGTAGTGCTGGGATTAGAGATATTTTTTTTGAATTATTTTAAGTCAACGCTTACTCCTTCTTTTTTTCTTATATGGTTGCTTATCCTTGTATGGGAAGGGAATGTTGAACTGAGTTTATTTCTATCTTTTATTACGGGGCTTATTTACGACCTTATTTCAAAGGGATTTTACGGAATGACAAGTGTTATTTTCCTTGTTATTATATATATAAACTCTTTTTTGAGAATAGAAAGTATGGCTGGACGGATTTCAGGTATATTCATATTCAGTTTAATCTACTTCATAATGGGACTTTTTAAGTATACGGAAGGGTTCTTATGGAACTTCCGGACATTGGTCAGATATTCTTTTATATTTGCTTTATATAATTCTATAGTTGGGTTTTTTATTGAATATGGTATGAGAAGGTTGAGGTTAAAATGGAAGATGAAAAGAGATTATTTATCAATCTGA